TGTGTATCTCATCTATAAATAATATCGTGCGCTCGCCTTTTTTTACACTCCACTCCTCTGCCTTATCTATGGCCTTTCTGATGTCGGCGATACCGGCGGTTACGGCATTAATCTCCATAAAGTTTGCCTTTGTCAGATCAGCAATGAGATGGGCAAGAGCAGTCTTTCCGCTTCCGGGCGGCCCGAATATGATTAATGACCTTATCTTATCCGATTCTATAGCCCGCCTTAATAACCTGCCGTGGCCCATTACATGTGTCTGGCCGGCAAAATCCTCAAGCCTTTTAGGCCTCATGCGCCAGGCAAGGGGGGCTGTCTTTTGATTTAAATTTATGGTATCCATTCGAAAATCTCTCCGGTGGGGTTGGAAAACCCCGCCTATCCATGAATAAATTCCATGAATAACATGAATAAATTGAGGATAGGCGGGACATTCTTGTCCCGCTGATTTTCATCTGTTCACTGCTTACTATTTATGTTGTTTTTGGAAAAAGAGAAATTGGGATAAAACTATAGAAAGGTATAAAAGATTTTATTGATGACCTGCTGACTGTTAAAGGAACCTTCATCATACGATGTTTGAATTCCCTGTAATTGATATTTTTACTCTCCGGAGTTAACCACAAAGTTGTTTCACCTAAAACATAATAAACCTGTACCAGTATCAATATCATCATCAATATTTCCATCAATCTATCCATACAATCTATACCCGTTTGCAAGACCATTTCTCTTTTCCGCCCCACTTGTACCGTGTATAAAAGAAATTTAAACCTGGGTAAACCAAGTGGGTCCTCTGGTAGAAACATTAGGCTTCCCTGATTAGAGGGCCTGCACACCGTTTCCCTGGACAGAGTTCCCGTTTCAAAAATGTTAGGTCAAAATTTCTTTTATATCACCTGCACAGCAGGGCTGATTCATATTAGCAAATTCAGGCTTTGAATTCAATAGAAATAAGCTCCAGAAGCCTGTCAGCCCGATTTGCTATATCAGTATCCTTTTCCTGCATCTCCCTTTTCATGTTAAAAAGTTCATGGGTAATATTCAGTGCGGCAAGTACTGCAACCTTACGCGGTGTAGACAACTGAAGCTTTCCATTCACTTCATTCATCTTCTTATCCACATATTCGGCAAGTTTACGGATATAAGCCTGATCCTCATCGCTCTTTATGATAAACCGCTGACCGAATATCTCTACTTCCACACCCATATATATTGTCCATTAAGTCATTACGATTAACTTGTTACTATTCGCCGCCTATGCCTTTTAAGGTATCTATAATCTTTTCAACCCTTGAACGTACCTCAACCCTTTCATCTCTAATCCTGTTGAATTCATCTTCAACCTTTTTGAATTCTTCAATCTGTCCCTGAAGTTCTTTAAATGCCTTATCCTTTTCCTCTATCTGCTGTTCAAGTTCATTCTTCTCTTTCTGAAGTACCTTTATATAATCCAGTACCTCCGACACCCTGTCCTCAAGCATATTGATCTTGTCTAAACTCATTGGCACATCTCCTCTTTTTACATTCTTGTTTGTTACACTCTTGTTGGCTGCATTATTAATATCTACGCTATTATTGACTGAAAAAATTGGGATTTGCCGGACGAAATCATCCATCTGTCACCTCATCCCTCATGTCTGAAAAATTTCATAACTTTTCTTAAAACAATGTGGTGACTATACACTTTTTTAAGTGTGTGTGTCAATCCTGAGCCTGTATCCTACACCATGTTCATTTATAAAGAAATGCGGCCGGGTAGGGTCTGCTTCAAGCTTGTGGCGAAGCTGGGCCATATAAATGCGCAGGTAATGAGTCTGCCTGACATAAGCCGCTCCCCACACTTCTTTTAAAAGTTGAGTGTGTGTCATAACCTTACCTGCATGTTTGATAAGTACCGACAAAAGCCGGTATTCAATAGGCGTTAAATGTACTTCCTTATTATCAAGGAATACCTGTCGTTTCGTGAGGTCAACTTTAAGGTTTCATCCGAAAATAACCTCCGGCGGGGTAAGAAAACCCCGCCTATCCCTATCTACGAGGATAGGCGGGACTTTCTTGTCCCGCTGATTTTCATGGCCCTTTGTGAACCCTCGGTTCATGTGAGTTCAATAGAAAAGATCGGCTCATCACTGCCGTTATGCTTTATAGAAATATGACGTAGGGCTACACGAATCCGGGCAAGCAGTTCTCCCGCACCAAATGGTTTCGTCAGATAGTCATCTGCACCGCCATCAAGCGCATTTATTTTATCCTCTTCCTGTTCGCGCGCAGAAAGTACAATTATCGGAATTTGGCTCCACTCACGGAGTCTCTTGGTAATTTCAAGTCCATCAATATCCGGCAGCCCGAGATCAAGCAGTATGACATCCGGATTTCGTGTTGCAGCCTGTATCAACCCATCCTGTCCGGTGGTAGCCTCAATGAGACGATAGCCGTGCCCCTGAAGAGTTATGCGGAGAAAACGACGCATCTGAGGTTCATCTTCAATTAACATAATCAATCCTTGTATGTCTGTCATGCACTATCACCCAAATCGTTTTCCTGTTCAAGCCTTGGAGGTTCACTCTCCAAAGGAAGAGTAAACCGGAATACAGCACCTCCGCCTGAACGGTTCTCTGCCCAGATATGGCCTCCGTGGGCGGTAATTATAGCCCGGCAGATGGTAAGACCCAGCCCTATCCCCCCGCCCACAGCAGACCCGCGTACAAACTTCTCAAATATCCGCTCTTCGCTTCCGGGTAGAATACCCTGCCCTCTATCAGCAAGTTCAACCACAGCCTCAGTTCCCTTTATCATGGCAGAAAGCTCTATAGGTGTCCCCTTAGTTGAATACTTAAATGCATTATCAAGGAGATTCATAAGGACCTGTTCTATAAAAAGGGGATCAAAGGGGATCAGGGGTAAATCTTCAGGCATACTGGTTGATAAAGGATGGTCCCTGAGTTTATCAGTAAGACGATTGAGCACCACCCCGACTATCTCTTCAAGTGACTGCCATTCTTTCTTTACAATGATTGTCTTTGACTCAAGGCGGGTCATGTCAAGTACGTTACGGATGATCTGGTTTAAATGTTCAGCTTCCTCAGAGATGGTCTGTATAAGTTCTCTCCGGCTGTACTGATCAATTGCAACATCCTGCTGGAGTAATGTTGTCGCAGCCCCGGTAATCGCTGCAAGGGGGGTGCGCAAATCGTGGGAAACAGAGCTGAGAAGTGTATTGCGGAGAGTTTCAGTCTCAGCCTTTAGCAGCGACTGTTGAGCTTCTTCTGCAAGAAATGCACGCTCAATTGCCATTGCCACCTGATTTGCAAAA
The Nitrospirota bacterium genome window above contains:
- a CDS encoding GAF domain-containing protein; the protein is MVSPDFRHPLDQRELSVSQWAFDHRQQAGYGTDTLPGAKALYMPLIASSRTVGVIGILPGSSAGAFDPDHIHALESFANQVAMAIERAFLAEEAQQSLLKAETETLRNTLLSSVSHDLRTPLAAITGAATTLLQQDVAIDQYSRRELIQTISEEAEHLNQIIRNVLDMTRLESKTIIVKKEWQSLEEIVGVVLNRLTDKLRDHPLSTSMPEDLPLIPFDPLFIEQVLMNLLDNAFKYSTKGTPIELSAMIKGTEAVVELADRGQGILPGSEERIFEKFVRGSAVGGGIGLGLTICRAIITAHGGHIWAENRSGGGAVFRFTLPLESEPPRLEQENDLGDSA
- a CDS encoding winged helix-turn-helix domain-containing protein, whose amino-acid sequence is MEYRLLSVLIKHAGKVMTHTQLLKEVWGAAYVRQTHYLRIYMAQLRHKLEADPTRPHFFINEHGVGYRLRIDTHT
- a CDS encoding cell division protein ZapA; translation: MGVEVEIFGQRFIIKSDEDQAYIRKLAEYVDKKMNEVNGKLQLSTPRKVAVLAALNITHELFNMKREMQEKDTDIANRADRLLELISIEFKA
- the zapB gene encoding cell division protein ZapB, which encodes MDDFVRQIPIFSVNNSVDINNAANKSVTNKNVKRGDVPMSLDKINMLEDRVSEVLDYIKVLQKEKNELEQQIEEKDKAFKELQGQIEEFKKVEDEFNRIRDERVEVRSRVEKIIDTLKGIGGE
- a CDS encoding response regulator, with amino-acid sequence MTDIQGLIMLIEDEPQMRRFLRITLQGHGYRLIEATTGQDGLIQAATRNPDVILLDLGLPDIDGLEITKRLREWSQIPIIVLSAREQEEDKINALDGGADDYLTKPFGAGELLARIRVALRHISIKHNGSDEPIFSIELT